Genomic DNA from Setaria italica strain Yugu1 chromosome V, Setaria_italica_v2.0, whole genome shotgun sequence:
ATGTTCTCTTGTATAAAGTAGTTCGATCAGTTGCAATTCACATGCTTTAGGCAAAACTGCTTGTAGTTCTCATACATTTGCCCCCATTGGTCCATGTTTTTATTTCATCATTAATAAAATGTTCTCTTAACGAAGGATGCTAAGTCTTTATTATCCTTACAGGGAACCTACTGCTAATAGAGGGTCTAAATCTCCTCCTCGAAATGGTGAGTTGTGCTTCATCTCTATCATGCATTGAAAATAATGCATTAGCTCATGCTACAATTTGTAAGCTGCTTTACTAATATTTATCTAACTTGAACTGCAGATATTGGGAATGAAGAGCTTGATCAGCGCCAGAACAAGCCCAGGAGGTAAGATATTCTatgcccttttttttttaacttgcaAAATCACATTGGTGTTTGTTACATCAACAAGCTTATGCATGCTATGCACTCTTGTATTGCAGATACTCAGAGATGAACTTCAGTCAGTGATGCACCTTGTAAGGTGAACTGCATCTGAATAAGCTGCTTATGGTTAGTTACATACTTTTTCTGATATCACCTACtaacttctttttctttgtgctTAAACTTATCTGTTGCTTATGTGTTCCACAGGCCCTATTTAGGCCCTTTGTGATCTCCAGTTTTGATCTGGAGCACTTTGGGTGGCTTTGGTATCGTAAATTATGTTAGGTAATGTCCTATCTTTCGACATCTTTgaatgcctaactgcctaagcAAGTGTGCATAATGCCTAAGAGAGGAATGCATATGATGCCTGTAGTTCACTGCTCTTAATTTGAAATACAACATCATCACACCCCTTGCAGTTtgtctttttttccccctttccaATCCCATTTATTACTTTCTCTCAGATGTATTTCTACATTGTTGAAGCATCAATGGCTAGAAGGGATTTTGGGGTAGAGGGTATTTGGAGGGGGAGAAGTTATGTAGAGAAGCTAAAATGATAATACCTTCGTCCATAgttatatgacgtttaggacaagcttTAGTTAGTTCAAAATGaactagcttgtcctaaacgtcatatatttatggacggagggagtatgtatttCCAAATGAAGCTACTCTGCTACAATTACATCTATATGCTGTAAACATTCTGATGTATAATTTTAACTAGCATTTGTGATATGGTTTCATTTTCAACAGTTGGATGTAGTTTGCCTAACTAGCTGTTCATTTGCCAGGTCTTATGCCTGTTCATGCTGGAGTTATCTGATGGGGTCACTTCACAGCAGAGCAGGGGTGTCATTCGTTACTTGAACTGTAGTAAGCATTTTCCTCCCAAGATCACTACTAATTGTGATTTCAGTTTCGACAACAATGCGACTGATGGCATCATGAAATTTTAGGTGTTGCTCGGTTGTGGTGCATATGGAAATATCATATTTGTTGGCTGCTTCTGAAGATGTGGGCGGTTGTTGATGAGAGCTTGGAATAATgatttgcattggttgagaaAGTTGAGTTTTTTTTAACTACATCTTGTTAGTGAGTAGTGACTCCCGTTGGTGTCAGTCTGCTCTGATGTACCGGTCCGCTTATAGTGGTTGCTAAGACTGAGTGGCTTTACTGCCGCAGTTTGTATCTTTTGGACAGTGTTGAAATGTGGGTGCGGTTTGCAACTATTTTCAGCTCAAATGAGTGTCCAGTTAGTTTGGTTCCATGTGCTCACATGGATTTTTCGGGGTACCTGCTTGAAAAGCCATCTAGGTACCTGCCTGTCTTTCTGTTTTCCAGGGTGATGGGTTTGTCAATTCATGGTAAAATTTCCAGAGCTTTGTTTTTTGTCAGTCGGATGAGCTGCATGTCGCTTTACCAGAGCCAGAACCCAGAAATGAGCCGGTTTGATTAAAAAACTGAAAGATGTCATTTTTTTCTTACAGGGCATGTTTGTTGGGCGTTGGCTGTGGCTACAAATGATGTAGCATTTAAGCGTTTTAAGGGATGCTATACCACAACGGTGTAGAGATGTGTCCTATTGTATCCCGTCCTTTGTAATCAGTTTTGCCACAATTATTCCTGATGTTTGTTCAGAGTAATCACCAAGCGATAATTACTCATGCAGTGGCAGTGCTCATCTTTTCAGATGGCACGCAATACGTATCTGTCGTGTTGGTGCCACCTTTCCTGCCAAATATCGGAATATGTATTGGCCACCCAACATAGATCCAGGCTACAAAGAGATCCAGGAGAAGGTGCTGAAGGGCAGGACGTCTCAACCAGCGAAGTGGTTGGGCAGATGGATCTGCCGTTGAGCTTCTGATAAGAACTTTTGTGTTCTCTGGTGGTTGACCTCCCTAGACATTTCCATGGGGGCAGGCATATCACCTGAGTGCATCTAGAACACTCTCATTATTGTTCTGAAATGAAAAAAAGCTACACGGTAACAACGTTGGCATTGGCTGTGTGAATATGCATGTAGGCTGGCTGTTCCTTGTTGTCTATATAAACAAGTGACTTCTTACTGAGACGCCTCTGGCCAAACTGCTTGCAGTTTCAGCCCGGGGGAGAGAGCCACCCAAATGGCTTCAAGGGGTTTCACTTTCAAGAGAATTTTGCGCTGGTTCCCTCGTTCCTCTGCATCGGGCGGTTTGCAGGAAGAAGACGAGGACAGCAGCGAGAGGAGCGGCTTGCTGAGGAGCCACCTGCAACATCAGATCGTGCCGGTCACGGATTCCGGTGACACATCCAAGGCTCTAGCTGTGCGTGTGGAGCCGAAGGTGACCGATCACTGGAAGCATTAGTTAGTTTTCTGTTGTTGTGCATCTCATTCGGTTCTTCTCCCAGATGATTAACTCTGCTTGTTGAATCGCCCAGACCGTCGCTCTGAAGGTGTCCATGCACTGCCATGGCTGCGCGAGGAAGGTCGAGAAGCAGGTCTCCAAGATGCAAGGTAGGTGATGAGCACGGGCATGCCCGGCAGCTTATCTTCATCCCTGCACTACACGAATGATTGCAAGCAAAGCATGCAACTATGCAAAGCAATCTGAGTTCTCTGCTGCGCAGGAGTTGTGTCCTTCAAGGTGGAGCTGGAGAGCAAGAAGGTGACCGTCGTCGGAGACGTTAGCCCGGCGGATGTCCTGGAGAGCATATGTAAGGTGATGAAGCGTGCAGAGCTTTTGGTGGCTTGATTGACTAGTAGCGATCCATCCGGTTCTTGGGTAGTACTTGTGGATGTGCAATACATATTGTTGGATACATGTTGTTCCgtagcaggaaaaaaaaaatggcgaTCCTCTGATTGCATTTGTAGCAAGAGAGGCAAATCTTCGATCTCAGCCTCGGGATCGTCTGTTACTGTGGACGGCTCCGGTATAACTCTAGCTACCGGAACTGGAATTGTCTTGCTTTTCACGGTCGTTTGACTAGAATATTTGAAaaaccgagagagagagagaagaaaagttCAGAGCAAGAAAATCGCTGCGATTGGCAGCGTGGTACTATCCAAGTACTAAATAATTTCGTGGACCCATATCAGGTCGCCGTTAACACGAGCAACACACTAATCAGCCAaatctgttcgcttcagcttataagccggctgaaaagctgaaatggctaatttgttgtgagagaaaaatactgtttggtagctgataagccggttgaataagctgaagcgaacaggcctgtTTTCCGTTGACAAGCAAATCGCATGCCCCACCGTGTAATTGGCCCCTACAATAAAACAAAAACCATCTAGTACCAAATGAAGTGTGTTCCCGAAAAGaacaattaataattatttacaAGCAGCTAGGCAGTATATGTTCCAAGATCCGTGTTATTTGGTCAATTACCCAAATTCGAGGGACTCATTATACGTAAAGCGACCTGTACCAGCCATTTGCTACTGCACTAATTACTCTTACTAGTACTTAATAGGATGGCGACCTTTCGATGTGGCTGGTACGGTTTGGATGAAATGCCGCTGGGAGCTGCCAACGCCTGCCCAACAATTCTGGCAACTACGCCACGGGCATGCATTGCTTTCAAAATCCTGATTGCATCATACCAGGATTTTACGAATTACGATCAAAACTAAAAGTTTAACAGGATCTTCGTTTTTACGACGTTTAAGATCATGTAACTGTGATGTTACtgtgtttcgaaaaaaaaattactacGCAAGTATGATTCTACGCGATGTTACAAGAAACCCGCGAGTAGGTTCAAGGAACCCCACCATGTTTGACCATTCGCTGTCGACGTGGCGTTGCTAGTACAGTAGTATCGCCCTGACCCGCTCAACTGCCTCACACTCTTCCAACGCTTCAcgcctctctcctccctcccccgcgtcgactcctcctcctcctccccatcccCAATCCCGAtggcgcgccgcctcctcgccgccctcctcgcGGTGTCGCTCCTGctgccgctcgcccgcccggactcctcaatctcctcctccctcccggcCAACACCACCAGCACCGCGTACGACGAGCTCCGCCTCCGGGGCTTCCCGCGGGGCCTGCTCCCCGCCAACGTGCGGGGGTACACGCTCGACACCGGGTCCGGGGACTTCGCCGTCGACCTCCACTCCAGCTGCCGCATCGTGCTGCCCGCGGGGAGCTACCTCGCCGCCTTCAACAACCGCCTCACGGGGCGGCTCGACGACCGCCGCATCTCGGGCCTTAGCGGCATCCGCGTCAGGGCCTTCTTCCGCTGGTGGTCCATCACGGGGATCCGTGCCGACGGGGACCAGCTCGTCTTCGAGGTTGGGTCGGTCTCCGCCAAGTTCCCCGCGCGGGACTTCAACGCCAGCCTCGAGTGCCCCGCCAAGGCTGACTCATAAGACAGCAAGGTGAGTAGAGTACTACTCGTCCCGACTACTTTGGTTTTGTAGTCTCAAATTTTGTTGGTACCGTCTCCTTGAGCGTGGTATGATCATGGAATTAAGAACACAACATCGATTATTATTGccctttttttatttgtataCATCAAATTGACCAAAGGATGCCTGCAGTATTTTTGCTATTTTCTCAGATTAGCAAGCATGattgtttcattttttattACTTGGGGAAGGGTAGTCGTTTTAGTAAACATGATAACGAAATGAATCCTATTTGACTACGAATCTCAGCGGTCTGAGGCACACTTTATCTTTCTTTTATGTGATGGCAGTTCAGAGTTATAGATGTTTGAATTGTTCCAGTCGTTCTAGCTAGAAGTGCTGTAGCCAACAGTTAGCTTGGCACTGTCACTTACAAATAGTGTTGCATTATATACCTGTTTAATATAGTCCACCGTTTTATGATTTTTGTTGTGCTGCACTGCTGCTATTTTGTTAGGTGTTTGGCATTTGAAATAGTTGCTTGACTGTGCTGGGATTGCTTGCTTTCTCAGTTGTTTTCTTTAATAGGAAGTGTAATTGGCTCTTGCAGTGTTGATACTCAGGACACTTCAAGCGTTGAAAATTAGCAAGTAACTTTAGCCCTTTTAAGCAAAGTGATATCTTATGTTATCAGTGCAAAAACTGCTTAGTAtatttctctctttcttggacTGGCAATGGCTTAATGCCACAGTCTCCCACAAACATCGGCATATTAATTCCTAGTGTTTCAGCCGTTAATTAACTCAAGAATTGATTGTTTGTGGGAAAGTTTGCAACTGGAGATACAAAGTTTAGTTTTAATGGGTTTGTACTTACAGATGCCTACAAGAACTTAGAAGAGCATTCTTCAAGATCATTCATCATTCATGATAACAGTCCATGAATTACTTGAAAGCTGCAAAGCAATAAATTATCGATAACCCAGTAAGAAATAGAAAAACTAGCAAACACAAACACTATTTATGTACCTAGTGGCTAGTGCTAGTTCATTTCTGAACAGTAAATCTTGCGGTAGAAGTGGAACTGTAAAAGATCATGTGCTGCAGCAGCAGTAGTCCAAAAGCACAAATATATACACCGATACTTCATTGCTTGGATCAAACATCAATCTCCATTTCATTGTCTTGGACAGCAACATTTCCAGGACTGACCGCGTTTCATGCTGCAATGCTTCAGTGGTATCAGGATAAATGGAAGTACACTGAAATGCAGATATATAGGTCTGCAGGAAGCTGACTTGCTTTGCCAGTGGTGGTGCTAGAAAGGCTGTGGGGTCAAATATAGGGTCAGTCGTCTACAACTACGACGTAAACTTTGCTACAGTTCTATTAAGAATCAGTCTGCtttacaaaaaagaaaaagaaaaaaaagccaTGGAATCAACTGACCTTATTATCTTTTGCAAGGATTCTGAGAGGAACACTATGACTGAAAACATAAAATCTATAGTTTCAACATGCTGATTTTGTTAGGAAAAGCTACTATTACTGTATCATTCACAAAGAGGTTATAAATGCTGTGCCGATGATGTCCCATATTTCCTCTTGAGTAGACTTCAACTGTTTAACCAATGTGTTAGTTATAAAGATGAATTCATTTTCACTATCGCAAAATACTTGTGATCAAATACTCTGATCTTTCATGGGCTTTCTACTTTGGCAACATGGAGATGCTGGCCAACAAGCAGTGAACGCCAAAGTGTGACAGTGTAGTTAACATGTGAACTAGAAGGCTGACGTGGGAAGAACAGCACTCATCTTTATTTCCTAGCTGACAACATTTCTATGCAGGGTAGTGAATCAATGGTAGATGGGTTTTTTTTGTCTAGCTGCATTCTAGATTCTAGAAACTTCTAGATGCTAGGTGGGCTGTAACTGTCACCTAGCGCCTAGGTGGCCGACTGGTACAGGATGGGAGGAGTTTTTGACACAGGGTAGGTGGCACACAAGTCACCGCTGGCTTTTATGTGACAACCTTCCACCACCTCTCCGAGGCTTGCAAGAAGCCGTTGAGGGGAGGTGAGGAGGTGGGCAGTGGCTAATGTTGAGAGGGGAAGGCCTGAGCAGGAAGCTTGCTTATCTTACTGTGGCAACAGGGTGGTGTTGATCTGTTAAGGGGCATCTAGTTGCTCTGAAATGGGCCCAGTGTGTTTGACAAGCCCTTTGGATTTCATGCACCTAGCTAATTCCACTCCCGTCCATTTTTATCGTTTTTCATGAACTTTTGTGGAAGAACAAGTTACAACAATCATGGCCTACTCTGCAGGAGTCTGCTGTGTAGTGGCGACTGGGAGACAGTGATATTGTTTATTTTCATAGGAGCATGAGTATCATTTCTGCAGTGCCGCTTTGTGTTACCTTAAAAAATTGTAACTTTTATAGCCCTTCCAATTGATGTTTGCAAAGCAGGCACGTGTTCGTTGATGCATCATAACCTCTTCCTTTGTCATAGTACAACAGAAGACTTTGTTGGACCTTACTTTTTAGAAAACAAGGTATAAGCGAAAAAATGAGGTAGATCAACCTCACAAGTGCTGCACGCACCTTCCTAAAGTCTACTAAGAATGCTTTTAGCCTCAGACACTCAGGCTCAGCAGTGACAAAAAATCAGGCCTGATATGGGGAGGAATAGTTTGAAGTGGCCAATGGTGGTGGAAACGACGTCTAATGATGTGGGATAGAGTAGATGCAGCACTATGACATGCACATTGTAGGCTTATTGCTCCAAAACATCTTTGGGGTCAGATTCTTGGAGTCTGTCAAAACAAACATATGGATTAAGAGTTGTGCTGATAGGAATTTTGGTACTTCGAGATGTTTAGATCTGAACTAAAAATAAGTCTTGTATTCACTATTCAGATTTTAAGTTAAACAGTTAGCGATGTTCGTTTTGATTTCTAGTAGGTAACACATGATGTTCTACCTACTTTCATAATCTTTTACTGATTTTTCTGTACAATGGTTAATTTGGTGAAGTTGTTCATCTGGTTTCCAGGTCATCCTCTCGTCTGCTCCATGATACATGACATCATAGAATGGGCAGTTGGACTCCAGGCACTGAAGCACATCGCTGTTTTTAGCTTCATCTGTCTTTATTGTAATTGTATAGTAGATGCATAAGACAGACTGGATCGATGAAAGCCAGTTGCCCTTAGGCGCCAAGAAACCCGGGATTACCACGGAAGTGCTTCTCGTGTTTCATTAGAATGTACTGTAATTGCACTACCTCATGGTTTGAGAACCTTATGTTCGGTTCTTGTCGTTGGTACTATCAGTTTCTGAAGTATAATACCTGTATAAGACTCCTGGCCTAAGAAGAAAAGGGGGTATAAAGGCTCCTGGAGTCCTGGGGCAGAATAAGAATCTATCTATATAATAATAAATGCATCGTGAATAGATGACCATACGCATCTTTGCTGTTGCTGATGTGGGTGCCTACTTGCATCAAGTTTTGGCCTTTGCAAATTGTTTTCAGCAATTCTTTGTTTATCTCTTTTGTAATAGTAATTACAAGGTTATCCTTCAGTTGATCTCTTGTAATCATCCAACGAGGAACGCAATCTGATTGAGAACCAAACTATTAGAGGAAACGGCTGTACCTTTTGAGCCTTCATGAATCGGCCCCTATGTTTGGCGTCctgtctccttttttttctctaggAAACGGTCCTGTCTCATTTCAGTGGACTGGCAGTTGATCTTAAGGTTTGCCGGTCCAATCTTCATAGACGTTCATGGAGCCTGGAGGTGTGTTTGTGCATGTTGTGGAGTGCGTATACGTGAGCTAACTGTGTTCCATGTTAGGCTGGCTATTCATCAGAGCGAGCATTACATTCACAGACCCTTTAGTTTGTTTAAGTAATGGGCTCATTTTGTGTTGCGTCATTAAGCATCCATCCTACCTCTTACTTTGATGGAGCGAGCATGCAGAGAAATGAAGACACACGTACGTTGAAGGTACGGCCCCATATggccatgggccatggcctACTTAGCCCAGACAAACAAACTGGGCAGCATGGCCTGCTTGCTATCGACTCCGTTTTTTTTGGGTCTTGTCGCTCACGTGTGTTTCTTTGGTTGAACAGGACAGGAGAGGTCGCGCGCGCCCATGCTGCAGCGTGCCACCGCTGCGGCCGGTCCGCCGGTTGCTCGGCCGAGCGTGTGGCCAGCGCCCAGCGGCTTGCCGGCGACGGGCAGGCTCTGCCGAGGAACGGCCGGTCGCCCGACGCGACCAATCGTACGCGTTGCCCGGCAGCACGGATCACCTGCGAAAGAggcccttttttttctctctctctctctcttgggtGATCAAGGTGGGCGAGCGCGATCGGCGCGGTGGCGCGGTCCGCGCAGTTCTGCGTGGGCGCGCGGGTTCCGCAGAGTTCTTTTGCCACCGCGTGGTGCCGCGGAGTCAATTGACCGCCACGCTCAGCTGTTTTCTTGCTAAGTCCCTTGCACTTGTTCTCGTAGAGATGCACAAAGATCGTGTGAGCTCCAAATCATTGCATCATCACAGACGATGCTGTATAATTTTAGATCGTTTTCACTTTTTAAGTTTTATAGggtaatatctataaatttttaaaaaaattaaaataatatataatttgaaacggaggaagtaccaCACAATACGAGAAAGCAGCATGTGGATGGATTACCGCCATGAGTGATTCTATAGTGTCGGAACCGATTTGGCTATCCGAACGGGCAGCGATGGGACAATTAAGGACAAGTGCATGCTCCGGAAGGCACAACTGTCGTGATCGTTGGTGGTCATCTGTGCTTTAATAGCCAAGTACATGCAAATTCCTTTTTGACCATAAGTACTTGGCATATTGAACAATGATACCTTTTTCAAAAACTGTATTGAACTATATTCTGTGTGCTTGTTTGAAATGTTGATCGTTTGAAATATAGagaaatataaagggccacgacTAACCAGtggtggccctttatatttttAGGCAAGGGATGCCTTGCCCCATTAAAAGTCGAAACCCTTACAAATTATGTATCAAAATACAACTCTTCACTCAGCTTACGTAGGCAAAACCAGTTTTCTCAGGTGCATATCTTTCCGAAGTTATAATTCCATCATACGAACTTCGAATTGTACATTCTACATATACATTCTGATCATTTTGACGAGAGATACGCAATGGTGAAGTTCAATTGTATTTTGAACATGTTACCTAAACCATTTTGTCTGATTTTGGTAACCTGATCAGACCAGTTTGCCCTTGCCCAGACCTATCAATTTTGATCGTTAGCTCATACAATCATGGAATATATGAGCTCTATTGCTATTTCAGAGAAATGTCCTCGCATGGAACCTCTGCATCATAGAAATACTCAAAATCTATTGGAGGTAGCGACGCCCATCCCTAGGTACCACAATTCCACAAGCGTATCCTGAACAGTATCCGTCAGCCACATACTGAGGCCGGACCTACTATATGCCGACAGATCTAGACGGACTGCGTAGCACAAAAGTATAAGAATCGAGGTTCAGTGCACCAAAAGTTGGGTTTTGGAAGCATCTGCCAGGAAGTGATCGGAACAGCTAGCTTGCCCACATGCGAAGAGGACCGGTTGATATCGATTGCATGTTCTCCCTGACCAGTCTATTTGCGTGGCTAcgggttgtttggatactagctaaattttagcagtgtcatatcggatattcgaatactaattaggaggactaaatatgagctaattataaaattaattgcagaaccatatgctaattcatgagacgaatctatgaaacctaattaatccgtcattagcaaatggttactgtagcaccacattatcaaatcatggactaattaggcttaatagatttgtctctcgaattagactccatttgtgcaattagttttgtaattagcctatatttaatactcctaattagcatccaaatatccgatgtgacagatgctaaattttagtgggtGTATCCAACAACTGGATCATAGTATGCGGTGCCACAACACTGCCATCCGATACCTTTTCGGCTCCGTTGGTTAGACCATCGCCGCGAGCAAACGCAAATGATTAGAGCAGGCAGTGTGGACATTGGTGTCCTGAAAACAAAGACTTCCCATGGCAGGTAAATGGTCATTAAGTGCAACTGTGCAAggggctgcagcctgcagcgcGGGGGAGCATAAAAAACATAACCGTGGGACCCGGCAGGCTACCATATAAAGTATATGctgttttctttttaaaatgGTGCAAGCGTGTTAATTGACGTTCTCTAAACAACATTGTTTCTTTTGCAGTTCTCAATGCATTCTCTTTTTGATAGGTATATTTTCAAAATTTCTCTTTTGATAGGTATATTTACAAAATTTAGATTTTCACAAATGGTAGTCCTATTTGCCAATAATGTGGGCCGTGGTAATAAATTGCATCGACAACGAGGAGTCATCGCGGCAATCATTGGAGGACTAGTGAAAAAAGTTTGTTTGTATTAATTAGATGATAAGTagagttgtttttttttgtcattgtATTAATGTAAAGTAtccctatcaaaagagaatggaagATGTAGTAATAGTACTAACAAAGGTGTAATATGCTTGCCCACACAACTACTCGTACTAAAGGATATTCTGAGCACTTTTGCTGAGTCTACTAGTCTTAGGGTCAATTATATAAAACTCTGATGGTGCCCATCAATGTCTCTGATCACAGACTTGAGTTATTGGCTAACACTTTTAACTGTCAGAAAGGCAGCCTACCTTTCACCTACCTTGGCCTTCCACTGGGTACTACCAAACAAAAATTGAAGACTACCTTCTCCTTGTCCAAAGAATTGAGAGAAGACTGTTATGTACCTCCTCCTTCCTAACAAGCTAGAAATGGTAAACTCAGTCTTTTCTTCATCTGCAGTATTCTTCTCATGCACCTTGAAGCTCCATAAGGGTGTGATCAAACAGTTGGACAAGTACAGAAAACACTATCTACGGAGAGAATTTAATCTTAATGCTAAACAACCGCTTAAAGCTGCATGGACAATGGTCTGCTTACCTAGTGAAGGTGGTCTTGGGGTTATCAATCTTGAAGCACACAATGACTCATTGCTCCTGAAATTCTTCCACAAGTTTTATAATAGAGCAGACATTCTCTGGGTTCACCTTGTCTGGGATAACTATTACTCAAATGGCAAGTTGCCTAGACACCTTCAAAGGTATTGCTAGAGTTTCAATCAAGGATGGTGCCTTAGTGCTTTTTTGGTAGGACACTTGGAACGATCAAATCCTGAAGCTACAATACCctaaactttttttatttgccAAAAACATCAACATCACCCTCAAACAAGCGCTAGTGCAGCCGGCTCCATCATTAAATTTCCACCTCCCATTATCCATCCAAGCATATCAGAAATTTTAGGATATCTCCCTTATTCTGGAAAACAATCAGCTTCAAGAAGGCAAAGATTTTGGAGCTACAGTTGGGGAAATGAGTTATTTTCAGCAGCAAAAACCTACAAAGCAATAATTGGGCACAGAAGCACTCACCCAGCATTTCTTTGGCTTTGGAAATCTCAATGTCAGATGAAACACAAGGTATTTTTCTGGTTACTCATCAAGGATCGAGTGAGCACTAGGGATTTACTTAGAAGGAAAAGAATGGTCCTGGATTCATACACGTGTGATTTCTGTATCTTACAAAGACCAGAAACTGCAGCGCACCTATTTATTCACTGTAATTTTGCCAAGGCATGCTGGGTTTCCATTGGCGTAACAATAATATCTACATGACCAATTCTGCAGACAATTAGAAAGATCAGGCAGCAACTGGGAGTCCCTTTCTTCATGAAAATAATCATCCTAATGGCTTGGAGTATATGGACAACAAGAAACGACTAGATCTTCAATAATATCGACCCTACCGTTGCATCTTGCAGGAGGAAATTCATTTCGGAGTTCTCTCTTGTGCTCTTAAGAGCAAAGCCCAACCTTTTGAATTCAATGGAACTATGGCTAAACTCTCTGTAATCTTTTTTTCTTCACTATCTCTCTTCCTTTGTTGTTAGCTGCctagtttcttttttcttttctccttcttttGTGGTGGTTAACTCTCCTTATTTGCAATATATTAACCAGTAGGGTGCGCCCCTCCTGTTTCAAAAAAAGTTGTATTGTTAACTTGTTGTCGGCATCTGAGTTAGATATTGGAAAAGGTGAGGATGCGAGGAGACACGTATTGTTGAGGAGGGAGAGGATTCGTCCAATCTAAC
This window encodes:
- the LOC101760425 gene encoding protein SODIUM POTASSIUM ROOT DEFECTIVE 2 is translated as MASRGFTFKRILRWFPRSSASGGLQEEDEDSSERSGLLRSHLQHQIVPVTDSGDTSKALAVRVEPKTVALKVSMHCHGCARKVEKQVSKMQGVVSFKVELESKKVTVVGDVSPADVLESICKVMKRAELLVA
- the LOC101760843 gene encoding uncharacterized protein LOC101760843, whose protein sequence is MARRLLAALLAVSLLLPLARPDSSISSSLPANTTSTAYDELRLRGFPRGLLPANVRGYTLDTGSGDFAVDLHSSCRIVLPAGSYLAAFNNRLTGRLDDRRISGLSGIRVRAFFRWWSITGIRADGDQLVFEVGSVSAKFPARDFNASLECPAKADS